Proteins co-encoded in one Arachis hypogaea cultivar Tifrunner chromosome 13, arahy.Tifrunner.gnm2.J5K5, whole genome shotgun sequence genomic window:
- the LOC112737547 gene encoding protein translation factor SUI1 homolog, protein MSEFDTNISTAFDPFAEANADDSGAGAKEYVHVRIQQRNGRKSLTTVQGLKKEFSYTKILKDLKKEFCCNGTVVQDPELGQVIQLQGDQRKNVSTFLVQAGIVKKEHIKIHGF, encoded by the exons ATGTCTGAATTCGACACTAACATCTCAACTGCTTTTG ATCCCTTTGCTGAGGCAAATGCTGACGACTCAGGTGCTGGGGCAAAAGAGTATGTTCATGTGCGTATACAACAACGCAACGGAAGGAAAAGCCTGACAACTGTTCAAGGATTAAAGAAAGAATTCAGCTATACTAAGATACTCAAAGACCTGAAGAAAGAATTCTGCTGTAATGGTACTGTTGTACAGGACCCTGAGTTAGGCCAG GTCATACAGCTTCAGGGAGATCAAAGAAAGAACGTTTCAACTTTCCTTGTCCAAGCGGGCATAGTAAAGAAGGAGCATATCAAGATTCATGGTTTCTAA